A single genomic interval of bacterium harbors:
- a CDS encoding AAA family ATPase, with translation MKKRIKNIFLSMVFSVPVLYGVVQKPGPNSMPQLPTVSPTLLNKITNESEQKNIIEYQKQLSINFNSAVLLDRICEEIVILFNKGLVKTKFTQESIRTLTDIRSQILKILHEQPELIKTKQIAQLKRFSLLLISFIEEISKNFETVINSKFKKIEKVNFEALQKRKINMRASLQEIKNKTAQMHKKVASLYEKVEYASLTWYNIATRTFEKKIIAPFQKYHGLKVAKNGVLISAAVSLFVWIVGSAHLVTVRHKVKADFLNEKSTVDHRNADASREIAEKYRLKNGGRDLFDGHLDPSSKVPSGVLGHVTNQSGCLDSSMFHTMRIDKDGAYLSLSPLEKAFLDEIAEQCWQNYLQTQASLLTRMLHKLPSMIGWATPYTFHGNVDHQELVTNSGNYTFFTNLVTTIDQLLRGTYGLTSLIGGWALNSIKDTWGDGMPGSFSMMFYEKWYELANFLRGGAHLQQSLSFDFEPKITFDDVIGLEEVKEELRYLLMFIENSEIFIRSGRIPERGYLLTGPTRSGKSYIVEALCGEINKRLRELGRTKEFKFQKIPPFFFAKAGVDYLLAWAKSQAPIILWIDEIDLLDLQRVGDKKTLMSFLTGMGNSFDNDPNRLVIIIGCTNRPENMDFALKQYGRFGKEIRFEYPSAEYRRQFIIQQLLNIGLNPELFDIEGLTCKTEGLHFEAIKAFIKGASVKAWMHNKAVSQDLLDEVFDTEIRHILPVERKTLSETERELLATYFAGRALAHMLLETRGKIDSVTIRPIQVKLEETHVAEHIWDKEKQAKDMSNDDKIVYGQIFIKFDHDTASINTYEETMNEIQILLAGFAAEEVLYGACTYSCHKEDGDKAYKTAETIAFEGIDRKRLPNKTFSKLSEKAYGIKKECYEKIRKLLQKYKPALEQIKQALVKKYTLRDVEILRIVEEYVTNLDDETIIEEDDQESTPVSPE, from the coding sequence TTAAATAAAATAACTAATGAAAGTGAACAGAAAAATATTATTGAATACCAGAAACAGCTTTCAATAAATTTCAACAGCGCCGTGTTACTTGACAGAATCTGTGAAGAGATTGTCATTTTATTCAATAAAGGTCTAGTCAAAACAAAGTTCACGCAAGAATCGATCAGAACGTTAACTGACATCCGAAGTCAAATCCTTAAAATATTACATGAACAACCTGAGCTTATTAAAACTAAACAGATCGCACAACTTAAAAGATTTTCGTTACTTTTGATAAGTTTTATCGAGGAAATAAGCAAAAATTTCGAAACTGTCATCAACAGCAAATTTAAAAAAATCGAAAAAGTTAACTTTGAAGCTCTCCAGAAAAGAAAAATCAACATGCGTGCAAGTCTGCAAGAAATTAAGAATAAGACAGCTCAGATGCACAAAAAAGTTGCTTCTTTGTACGAAAAAGTTGAATACGCAAGCCTCACCTGGTACAACATTGCAACCCGTACCTTTGAAAAAAAGATTATCGCCCCATTTCAAAAATACCATGGCCTGAAAGTTGCAAAAAATGGTGTTCTCATCTCAGCTGCCGTAAGCCTTTTTGTATGGATTGTCGGCTCTGCTCACTTGGTCACCGTAAGACACAAGGTAAAAGCAGATTTTTTAAATGAAAAGAGCACGGTGGATCATAGAAACGCTGATGCAAGCAGAGAAATTGCAGAAAAATATCGTCTAAAAAATGGCGGAAGAGACCTTTTCGACGGTCATCTAGACCCTTCCTCAAAGGTGCCAAGTGGTGTACTTGGTCATGTGACCAATCAATCTGGGTGTCTCGATTCATCCATGTTTCATACAATGAGAATAGATAAAGATGGAGCCTATTTGTCCTTAAGTCCATTAGAAAAAGCATTTTTAGATGAAATTGCTGAACAATGCTGGCAAAATTATTTACAAACACAAGCAAGTCTTCTTACGCGTATGCTGCATAAGTTACCAAGCATGATCGGCTGGGCAACACCATACACCTTTCATGGCAACGTTGATCATCAGGAGCTTGTTACAAACAGTGGAAATTACACATTCTTTACCAACTTAGTAACCACCATTGATCAGCTGTTGCGGGGAACCTATGGTTTGACCTCTCTGATTGGTGGATGGGCATTAAATTCCATAAAAGATACCTGGGGTGATGGCATGCCAGGCTCTTTTAGTATGATGTTTTATGAAAAATGGTATGAGCTAGCAAACTTTTTGCGTGGCGGCGCACACCTGCAACAGTCACTCTCCTTTGACTTTGAACCAAAAATCACCTTTGATGACGTTATTGGTCTTGAAGAGGTAAAAGAGGAACTGCGATACCTGCTAATGTTTATTGAAAATTCTGAAATTTTTATTCGCTCAGGCAGAATTCCAGAACGTGGCTATCTTTTAACTGGTCCAACACGAAGTGGAAAATCATACATTGTTGAAGCATTGTGTGGAGAGATCAATAAACGATTGAGAGAACTCGGCCGAACAAAAGAGTTCAAGTTCCAAAAAATACCTCCATTTTTCTTTGCAAAAGCGGGTGTTGATTATCTGCTTGCATGGGCAAAGTCACAAGCTCCGATTATACTTTGGATTGATGAGATCGATTTACTTGACCTTCAACGGGTAGGTGACAAAAAAACATTAATGTCATTTTTAACCGGTATGGGTAATTCTTTTGATAACGATCCAAATAGACTTGTTATCATTATTGGTTGTACCAATAGACCTGAAAACATGGACTTTGCACTCAAACAGTATGGTCGATTTGGCAAAGAGATTCGCTTTGAATATCCTTCTGCTGAATATCGCCGACAGTTTATTATTCAACAGTTATTAAACATTGGACTCAACCCAGAACTGTTTGACATTGAAGGACTCACCTGCAAAACAGAAGGACTTCATTTTGAAGCGATTAAGGCATTCATAAAAGGTGCTTCGGTAAAAGCATGGATGCATAACAAAGCAGTCAGCCAAGATCTACTTGATGAGGTTTTTGATACTGAAATTCGTCATATTTTACCTGTTGAGCGTAAAACACTGTCAGAAACAGAACGGGAACTACTTGCGACCTATTTTGCAGGCAGAGCACTTGCACATATGTTACTTGAAACTCGCGGAAAAATAGATAGCGTAACCATTCGACCTATTCAAGTTAAACTTGAAGAAACACATGTAGCAGAACACATCTGGGACAAGGAAAAGCAGGCAAAAGATATGTCAAATGACGATAAGATCGTCTATGGTCAGATATTCATAAAATTCGATCATGATACTGCAAGCATTAACACCTATGAAGAAACTATGAATGAGATACAGATTTTGCTTGCTGGTTTTGCTGCAGAAGAAGTTTTATATGGTGCCTGTACCTATTCTTGTCACAAAGAAGACGGTGATAAAGCCTATAAAACAGCAGAAACTATCGCATTCGAAGGTATTGATCGAAAACGACTGCCAAATAAAACATTTAGCAAACTCAGTGAAAAAGCATATGGTATCAAAAAAGAATGTTATGAAAAGATAAGAAAGCTTCTTCAAAAATACAAACCCGCGCTTGAACAAATCAAACAGGCGTTAGTGAAAAAATATACACTTCGTGATGTTGAGATATTGCGTATTGTAGAAGAATATGTCACAAATCTTGATGATGAAACTATTATAGAGGAGGATGATCAAGAGAGTACTCCTGTAAGCCCTGAATAA